A genomic stretch from Deinococcus ruber includes:
- the purD gene encoding phosphoribosylamine--glycine ligase: MKVLVIGGGGREHAIVDALTRSPSTSEIVCTPGNPGIAAQVRCVATPQEPDALAELAQQEGADLVIVGPEGPLAAGVVDALQQRGIPAFGPSRAAARLEGDKAWSKAFMQRHSIPTAQWRSFEALPAALAYAQAQSLPLVVKDAGLRAGKGVTICATHSQAEDALRAIFEQPGAGVVIEEFMVGQEVSVLAFADGVRAVQMPPSQDHKTIFEHDQGPMTGGMGVICPYTLGPEVRQQIQTTILDAVMHGMAQEGIPFCGVLYAGLMLTAGGPKVVEFNARFGDPEAEAVLPLLTGDLAAIAHACASGTLDAAQVQFEDAASAVVILAAPGYPGEPQRGIALGLPLPAANQRIFHAGTALQAGQLVSAGGRVLALQASASTLPAALREVYALAAHVEFAGAQYRRDIGGRLGLTPDA; the protein is encoded by the coding sequence ATGAAGGTGCTCGTTATCGGCGGGGGAGGACGGGAACATGCCATCGTCGATGCCCTGACGCGCTCGCCCAGTACGTCCGAAATCGTGTGTACGCCCGGAAACCCCGGCATTGCGGCCCAGGTGCGCTGCGTGGCTACACCTCAGGAACCGGACGCGCTGGCAGAACTGGCGCAGCAGGAAGGAGCCGATCTGGTGATCGTGGGGCCAGAAGGCCCACTGGCGGCAGGGGTGGTCGATGCCCTTCAACAGCGCGGCATTCCCGCCTTCGGCCCAAGCAGGGCGGCGGCGCGGCTGGAAGGCGATAAAGCCTGGAGCAAGGCGTTTATGCAGCGGCACAGTATTCCCACCGCCCAGTGGCGCAGCTTTGAGGCGCTGCCTGCCGCGCTCGCCTACGCGCAGGCCCAGTCGCTGCCGCTGGTCGTCAAGGATGCGGGCCTGCGGGCGGGCAAAGGCGTCACCATCTGCGCCACCCACTCTCAGGCCGAGGACGCGCTCCGGGCGATCTTCGAGCAGCCCGGTGCGGGCGTGGTGATCGAGGAATTCATGGTCGGGCAGGAAGTGAGCGTGCTGGCCTTTGCCGACGGGGTGCGGGCCGTGCAGATGCCGCCCTCGCAGGATCACAAGACCATCTTCGAGCACGATCAGGGGCCGATGACCGGGGGCATGGGCGTGATCTGTCCGTATACGCTCGGCCCGGAAGTGCGCCAGCAGATTCAGACCACCATTCTCGACGCCGTGATGCACGGCATGGCCCAGGAAGGCATTCCGTTCTGTGGCGTGCTGTACGCCGGGCTGATGCTGACAGCGGGTGGCCCGAAAGTGGTGGAATTCAATGCCCGCTTTGGTGACCCGGAGGCCGAAGCGGTGCTGCCCCTTCTGACCGGTGATCTGGCAGCCATCGCGCATGCCTGTGCCAGCGGCACGCTCGATGCCGCGCAGGTGCAGTTCGAAGACGCGGCGAGCGCGGTCGTGATTCTGGCAGCCCCCGGCTATCCCGGCGAGCCGCAGCGGGGCATTGCGCTGGGCCTGCCGCTACCTGCCGCAAATCAGCGCATTTTCCACGCGGGCACGGCGCTTCAGGCGGGGCAACTGGTGTCGGCGGGCGGGCGGGTGCTGGCGCTTCAGGCGAGTGCCTCCACACTTCCAGCAGCGCTGCGCGAGGTATACGCACTGGCAGCACACGTCGAGTTCGCGGGCGCACAGTACCGCCGCGACATCGGTGGGCGGCTGGGCCTGACACCAGACGCCTGA
- a CDS encoding MBL fold metallo-hydrolase — protein sequence MPEIIDLTFQGQPGAIASYVLDTGDGLALVDTGPTSTLPALEAGLERLGLHLQDVRHLLLTHIHLDHAGAVGTLLARLPAARVYVHQRGAAHLAAPERLMASAAQIYGDQMETLWGEMRPVNPAQMTVLEGGETLHMGGLEVRPLYTPGHAVHHLSYHIGPDLFVGDVGGIRLEAAQSPRPPTPPPDIDLPAWVTSIALLRTVDAEVLHLAHFGSYLQEAAHWDALERTMLADAATVRRGLEAGDDAETITRDFTQALTHDLNREGPELAARFALACPPWMSVQGLTRYWKRAQARQGSKG from the coding sequence ATGCCCGAAATCATCGACCTGACGTTTCAGGGGCAGCCGGGAGCCATCGCGTCGTATGTGCTGGATACCGGCGATGGGCTGGCGCTGGTCGATACCGGCCCCACCAGTACGCTGCCCGCGCTGGAAGCAGGGCTGGAGCGCCTGGGTCTGCACCTTCAGGATGTTCGCCACCTGCTGCTGACCCACATCCACCTCGACCATGCCGGGGCGGTGGGCACGCTGCTGGCGCGGCTTCCGGCGGCGCGGGTCTATGTTCATCAGCGGGGAGCGGCGCATCTGGCGGCCCCCGAGCGGCTGATGGCGAGTGCCGCTCAGATCTACGGCGATCAGATGGAGACGTTGTGGGGCGAGATGCGGCCTGTGAATCCGGCGCAGATGACGGTGCTGGAGGGCGGTGAGACGCTGCACATGGGCGGCCTGGAGGTGCGCCCGCTGTACACGCCCGGCCACGCCGTACACCACCTGTCGTACCACATCGGCCCCGACCTGTTCGTGGGCGATGTGGGCGGCATTCGGCTGGAAGCGGCCCAGTCTCCCCGCCCGCCCACGCCGCCGCCCGATATCGACCTGCCCGCGTGGGTGACGAGCATCGCGCTGCTCAGAACGGTGGACGCCGAGGTGCTGCATCTGGCCCATTTCGGCAGCTACCTGCAGGAAGCAGCCCACTGGGACGCCCTGGAGCGCACCATGCTCGCAGACGCCGCCACCGTGCGGCGCGGCCTGGAAGCGGGCGACGACGCCGAAACCATCACACGCGACTTTACCCAGGCGCTCACCCACGACCTGAACCGCGAAGGCCCAGAGCTGGCGGCCCGCTTTGCCCTCGCCTGTCCTCCCTGGATGAGCGTGCAGGGTCTGACGCGCTACTGGAAACGCGCTCAGGCGCGGCAGGGCAGCAAGGGCTAG
- a CDS encoding RNHCP domain-containing protein — translation MTRRFVKQGTNTAFICQHCGLEVQPLVNGSVRNHCPGCLYSLHLDVFPGDRASDCGGLLVPIGVEQHPKKGWMILHRCAACGHEGRNKAALDDPQQPDSFEALLSLSSRPR, via the coding sequence GTGACGCGCCGGTTTGTCAAGCAGGGCACCAACACCGCTTTTATCTGTCAGCACTGCGGCCTGGAAGTGCAGCCGCTCGTGAACGGCTCGGTGCGGAACCACTGCCCCGGCTGCCTGTACAGCCTGCACCTCGACGTGTTTCCCGGCGACCGCGCCAGCGACTGCGGCGGCCTGCTGGTGCCGATAGGGGTCGAGCAGCATCCCAAGAAGGGCTGGATGATTCTGCACCGCTGCGCCGCGTGCGGGCACGAGGGCCGCAACAAGGCCGCACTCGACGACCCGCAGCAGCCCGACAGCTTCGAGGCGCTGCTGAGCCTGTCGAGTCGCCCGCGCTGA
- a CDS encoding MerR family transcriptional regulator, which produces MSDLPDSLLTISGFSRLSRLTPKALRLYEACGLLLPVHVDAQSGYRYYSPQQLEHARTVALLRQLEMPLREIQALLELPPFSKRARLAHFWQQAEERHAQRRALTEYVMAHILTQGAEMSPQTLPAYQIEERHMPAQMVLTRTRRLKVPELSAFLQGTYHEFQTWAAAHGLDAETARRAEWFVIYHGPVNEREDGPVEVCFPLTGPSQEALPEGASIRTEPARRELYTTLTLNQLQFPALLEAYDAVAMALRERGLTPALDCRESYFGDASQPDQPFCHIAFPVA; this is translated from the coding sequence ATGTCCGATCTTCCCGACTCCCTCCTGACCATCAGCGGGTTTTCCCGGCTGTCGCGCCTGACGCCCAAGGCGCTGCGGCTGTACGAAGCCTGTGGCCTGCTGCTGCCGGTACATGTGGATGCCCAGAGCGGCTACCGGTACTACAGTCCTCAGCAACTCGAACACGCCCGAACGGTAGCGCTGCTGCGGCAGCTCGAAATGCCGCTGCGTGAAATTCAGGCGCTTCTGGAACTGCCCCCTTTTTCGAAACGGGCGCGGCTGGCGCACTTCTGGCAACAGGCCGAAGAGCGTCACGCCCAGCGCCGCGCCCTGACCGAGTATGTGATGGCTCACATCCTGACCCAAGGAGCTGAGATGTCTCCCCAGACCCTGCCTGCCTACCAGATCGAAGAACGCCACATGCCCGCCCAGATGGTGCTGACCCGCACCCGCCGCCTGAAGGTTCCCGAACTCTCGGCCTTTCTTCAGGGCACGTACCACGAGTTTCAAACCTGGGCGGCGGCGCATGGCCTCGATGCCGAAACCGCCCGCCGCGCCGAATGGTTCGTGATCTATCACGGCCCGGTGAACGAGCGCGAAGATGGCCCGGTGGAGGTCTGCTTTCCGCTGACCGGGCCTTCACAGGAAGCGCTGCCGGAAGGTGCGAGCATTCGTACCGAACCTGCCCGGCGCGAGTTGTACACCACCCTGACGCTGAATCAGCTTCAGTTTCCGGCGCTGCTGGAGGCTTATGACGCGGTGGCGATGGCTCTGCGGGAACGTGGCCTGACGCCTGCGCTCGACTGCCGTGAAAGCTACTTCGGTGACGCCTCGCAGCCCGACCAGCCGTTCTGTCACATCGCCTTCCCGGTGGCCTGA
- a CDS encoding phosphohydrolase, producing the protein MTGPASTPASDVPDKLTLNVSGGTVQELTAKSGLRTIEFATPRAKLIEALGAAIREDLRDYPLALSAFEALIRDQEALASWDMANYITMRKLGYNDHGRVHAFVTGAASLAILELLLEGGVRPDLIESGIGDVGDVFLVVILATMLHDIGNQVHRAEHEQHGVHLARPIIDRILQPLYSDAFKRTKIRAFILHGINCHDLNPPPLTIEGGITAVADGSDITKGRGRKAFALGSVDIHSISALAVDQVVITRGDSKPVLIDVTMNNSGGIFQVEEVLAPKVIRTPLSRYVELRARTRPEGDEQILQSVRLDGDHFVMDLESGEQAVVEVKDTQKLVQDAVIGRLDVGSQSK; encoded by the coding sequence ATGACCGGGCCAGCTTCAACCCCTGCTTCTGACGTTCCCGACAAGCTCACGCTGAACGTGTCGGGCGGGACGGTGCAGGAACTGACCGCGAAATCGGGCCTGCGAACCATCGAATTCGCCACGCCCCGTGCCAAGCTGATCGAGGCGCTGGGCGCGGCCATCCGCGAAGACCTGCGCGATTACCCGCTTGCGCTCTCGGCCTTCGAGGCGCTGATTCGGGATCAGGAAGCGCTGGCGTCCTGGGACATGGCGAATTACATCACCATGCGGAAGCTCGGCTACAACGATCACGGACGCGTGCATGCCTTCGTGACCGGGGCCGCCAGTCTCGCCATTCTCGAACTGCTGCTGGAAGGCGGCGTGCGCCCCGATCTGATCGAAAGCGGCATCGGGGATGTGGGCGACGTGTTTCTGGTGGTGATCCTGGCGACCATGCTGCACGACATCGGCAATCAGGTTCACCGTGCCGAACACGAGCAGCACGGCGTTCATCTGGCGCGGCCCATCATCGACCGCATCCTTCAGCCGCTGTATTCCGACGCCTTCAAGCGCACCAAGATTCGCGCCTTCATCCTGCACGGCATCAACTGTCACGACCTGAACCCGCCGCCGCTCACCATCGAGGGCGGCATCACGGCAGTGGCTGACGGCAGCGACATCACCAAGGGGCGGGGGCGCAAGGCCTTTGCACTGGGGTCGGTCGATATTCACAGCATCAGTGCGCTGGCGGTCGATCAGGTGGTCATCACGCGGGGCGACAGCAAACCGGTGCTGATCGACGTGACCATGAACAATTCCGGCGGCATCTTTCAGGTCGAGGAAGTGCTGGCCCCCAAGGTCATCCGCACGCCGCTTTCGCGTTACGTCGAACTGCGTGCCCGCACACGCCCGGAAGGTGACGAGCAGATCTTGCAGTCGGTGCGGCTCGACGGCGACCATTTCGTGATGGATCTGGAGAGCGGCGAGCAGGCGGTGGTCGAGGTGAAAGACACTCAGAAGCTCGTGCAGGACGCGGTGATCGGACGGCTGGACGTGGGATCACAGAGCAAGTAG
- a CDS encoding enoyl-CoA hydratase-related protein — MTLFEEYEFRNVQIDQHGALAVLTVNRPNALNALNGETLSELAQVTDIVAENAEIAALIITGGGERAFVAGADISELAQLEGVFAGREMSLAGQDVMHGIATLPIPTIAAINGFALGGGLELALACDVRVASRTARLGLPEVTLGLLPGFGGTQRLSRLIGAGRALDLMLTGRQLPAEEALSMGLVNYVSDSPLEKAREVAEAMLKNAPIALSLVKEAVRRGLDTTLELGLEIEADLFGMTVATQDFREGTAAFLGKRRASFKGE, encoded by the coding sequence ATGACGCTCTTTGAGGAATACGAGTTCAGAAACGTGCAGATCGACCAGCACGGCGCACTGGCAGTGCTGACGGTCAACCGTCCCAACGCCCTGAATGCCCTGAACGGTGAAACCCTGTCGGAACTGGCGCAGGTAACAGACATCGTGGCCGAGAACGCCGAGATCGCGGCGCTCATCATCACGGGTGGGGGAGAGCGGGCGTTCGTGGCTGGAGCCGATATCTCGGAGCTCGCACAGCTCGAAGGCGTGTTCGCGGGCCGTGAGATGTCGCTGGCCGGACAGGACGTGATGCACGGCATTGCCACCCTGCCGATTCCCACCATTGCCGCCATCAACGGATTTGCGCTGGGCGGCGGTCTGGAACTCGCGCTGGCCTGCGACGTGCGCGTTGCCTCCAGAACAGCCCGTCTGGGCCTGCCGGAAGTGACATTGGGCCTGCTGCCGGGCTTCGGTGGCACGCAGCGGCTGTCGCGCCTGATCGGAGCTGGCCGCGCCCTCGACCTGATGCTGACCGGACGCCAGCTTCCCGCCGAGGAAGCCCTGAGCATGGGCCTGGTGAACTACGTGTCCGACAGCCCGCTGGAAAAGGCCCGTGAAGTGGCCGAGGCGATGCTGAAAAACGCGCCGATTGCGCTGTCGCTGGTCAAGGAGGCGGTGCGGCGCGGCCTGGACACCACCCTGGAACTGGGGCTGGAAATCGAGGCCGACCTGTTCGGCATGACCGTCGCCACCCAGGATTTCCGCGAGGGCACCGCCGCCTTCCTGGGCAAGCGCCGCGCCAGCTTCAAGGGGGAGTGA
- a CDS encoding S-layer homology domain-containing protein — translation MHTNKKILTLASTLALALGVASAQTTPATTTPATTTAAGQVTTFTDVPAGHWAKDAVDLIVQKGLIQGFPDGTFRGNENLTRYQAALIFYRLLQTGGLNSSTVTSTDTTTIANGMQEVSTELASISSRVTDLETLTADQQTRIAALETQIATLNANPASTDTTAITARLDALEATVKNIPAGATGPAGPAGPAGPAGPAGTPADTAAIEARLSALEARAAATPTSTTTNTTTTNTTTNPSTIVIGGTPTTPTTTTSTAGNLYVGAAYNYSLGGTPTTTRGSYGAVVGSTQVFGNIGAQVSVDYEPTAGTINADADATYRFDTGGNLTPYVGAGFGLTSSTTRGATTKSTDYSINGLVGVDYRFTDNLGVFAEAQGRYYLSSTGVGTGLQTASAGFGSNVKAGLKFFF, via the coding sequence ATGCACACCAACAAGAAGATCCTGACGCTCGCCTCGACCCTGGCCCTCGCCCTGGGCGTTGCCAGCGCCCAGACCACGCCCGCCACCACCACGCCAGCCACGACCACTGCCGCCGGTCAGGTCACCACCTTCACCGACGTTCCTGCTGGTCACTGGGCCAAAGACGCCGTTGATCTGATCGTTCAGAAGGGCCTGATTCAGGGCTTTCCCGACGGCACCTTCCGGGGCAACGAGAACCTGACGCGTTACCAAGCCGCGCTGATCTTCTACCGTCTGCTCCAGACCGGCGGTCTGAACAGCAGCACCGTGACCAGCACCGACACCACCACCATCGCCAACGGCATGCAGGAAGTGTCCACCGAGCTGGCGAGCATCAGCAGCCGCGTCACCGATCTGGAGACGCTGACTGCCGATCAACAGACCCGTATCGCGGCGCTGGAAACCCAGATCGCCACGCTGAACGCCAACCCCGCCAGCACCGACACCACCGCGATCACCGCCCGTCTGGACGCGCTGGAAGCGACGGTCAAGAACATTCCTGCCGGAGCAACCGGTCCTGCGGGCCCTGCCGGTCCTGCGGGCCCCGCCGGTCCTGCCGGAACCCCCGCCGACACGGCCGCCATCGAGGCCCGTCTGAGTGCGCTGGAGGCCCGTGCCGCCGCGACTCCCACCAGCACGACCACCAACACCACCACGACGAACACCACCACCAACCCCAGCACCATCGTGATCGGCGGCACCCCCACCACGCCGACCACCACGACCAGCACCGCCGGGAACCTGTACGTCGGCGCGGCGTACAACTACAGCCTGGGCGGCACGCCCACCACCACACGCGGCAGCTACGGCGCAGTCGTGGGCAGCACGCAGGTCTTCGGCAACATCGGCGCACAGGTGTCGGTGGATTACGAGCCGACGGCAGGCACCATCAACGCTGACGCCGACGCGACCTACCGCTTCGATACCGGCGGCAACCTGACCCCCTACGTGGGCGCTGGCTTTGGCCTGACGAGCAGCACCACGCGCGGTGCCACCACCAAATCCACCGACTACTCGATCAACGGTCTGGTCGGTGTGGATTACCGCTTCACCGATAACTTGGGCGTCTTCGCAGAAGCACAGGGGCGCTACTACCTGAGCAGCACTGGCGTGGGCACCGGCCTCCAGACCGCCAGCGCGGGCTTTGGCAGCAATGTCAAGGCAGGCCTGAAGTTCTTCTTCTAA
- a CDS encoding cob(I)yrinic acid a,c-diamide adenosyltransferase, which produces MKLYTKTGDAGQTGLYGADRVSKAHPRVEAYGTVDELNSVVGLARAHNTRSHAPDAALARDLEYLQNALFDLGADLATRSDSPYSKNIARIDEDDVQRLEALIDSYQDTVPPLTHFIHPAGTPAAASLHVARSVARRAERDVIRLGESEEVNLQAQIYLNRLSDLLFVMARAANARAGLPEEEWHVKKRR; this is translated from the coding sequence GTGAAACTCTACACCAAGACCGGCGACGCCGGACAGACCGGACTGTACGGCGCAGACCGCGTGAGCAAGGCCCATCCCAGAGTCGAGGCATACGGCACGGTGGACGAACTGAACAGCGTCGTCGGGCTAGCCCGCGCCCACAACACCCGCTCGCATGCACCCGACGCAGCGCTGGCACGCGATCTGGAGTATCTGCAAAATGCCCTGTTCGATCTGGGGGCCGATCTGGCAACCCGCAGCGACAGCCCCTACAGCAAGAACATCGCCCGCATTGACGAAGACGACGTGCAGCGCCTCGAAGCCCTGATCGACAGCTATCAGGACACCGTGCCCCCGCTGACGCACTTCATCCATCCGGCAGGCACGCCCGCTGCTGCCAGCCTGCACGTGGCCCGCAGCGTCGCCCGCCGCGCCGAGCGAGACGTGATTCGTCTGGGCGAGAGCGAAGAAGTAAATCTTCAGGCGCAGATCTACCTGAACCGCCTATCCGATCTGCTGTTCGTAATGGCCCGTGCCGCCAATGCCCGTGCCGGGCTGCCGGAAGAGGAGTGGCACGTCAAGAAGCGGCGCTGA
- the malQ gene encoding 4-alpha-glucanotransferase produces MTLSRSSGVLLHPTSLPGPYGIGELGIHATYFIDWLASARQRYWQVMPLGPTGYGDSPYQAFSAFAGNPYLVSLDDLRAEGLLQASDFDAIPDFSSDRVDFGLQYIWRNQMLDRAYAHFEGELLEGSHPLQQDFLRFQQEEAAWLDDYALFTAIKATQGGLPWNAWPAPLRGRDPETMTQMRASLQRDILRVSFHQFLFFRQWRAVREYAHQKGIAVIGDIPIFVAMDSSDAWARPEQFLFDESGQPTVVAGVPPDYFSETGQLWGNPLYRWDAMQADHFAWWIERVKSSLSLFDVIRIDHFRGFAAYWEIPFPAETAVHGRWVPAPGHELFEAIRSALGQLNIIAEDLGVVTPDVEALRDDFELPGMAVLQFAFGGGDFSVNAFLPENLKVNQVVYTGTHDNDTTRGWWVNAEESEKHAYRTYTHSDPSEENFAWALTNMAFHSRPNLAVVPLQDLLNLGSSERMNLPGTTGPQNWTWRYRSEVLTPALAAQLRTLTEASGRLNPS; encoded by the coding sequence ATGACCCTGTCCCGTTCCAGCGGCGTTCTGCTGCATCCCACCAGTCTTCCCGGCCCTTACGGTATCGGCGAACTGGGCATTCACGCTACCTATTTCATCGACTGGCTGGCCTCCGCCAGACAGCGTTACTGGCAGGTCATGCCGCTCGGCCCCACCGGGTACGGCGACAGTCCGTATCAGGCGTTCAGTGCGTTTGCCGGAAACCCGTATCTGGTCAGCCTGGACGATCTGCGGGCCGAGGGGCTGCTTCAGGCCAGCGATTTCGACGCGATTCCCGATTTCAGCAGCGACCGTGTCGATTTCGGCCTTCAGTACATCTGGCGCAATCAGATGCTCGACCGGGCATATGCCCACTTCGAGGGCGAACTGCTGGAAGGCAGCCACCCGCTTCAGCAGGATTTCCTGCGCTTCCAGCAGGAAGAGGCCGCTTGGCTCGACGATTACGCGCTGTTCACGGCCATCAAGGCCACGCAGGGCGGGTTGCCCTGGAACGCCTGGCCTGCGCCGCTTCGGGGCCGCGACCCCGAAACCATGACCCAGATGCGGGCGTCGCTGCAACGCGACATCCTGCGCGTGTCGTTTCATCAGTTCCTGTTTTTCCGTCAGTGGCGGGCCGTGCGCGAGTACGCCCACCAGAAGGGCATCGCGGTCATCGGTGACATTCCGATCTTTGTGGCGATGGACAGTTCGGACGCGTGGGCACGCCCCGAGCAGTTCCTGTTCGACGAGTCGGGTCAGCCGACGGTGGTCGCGGGTGTGCCGCCCGATTATTTCTCGGAAACGGGGCAGCTCTGGGGAAATCCGCTGTACCGCTGGGACGCCATGCAGGCCGACCATTTCGCGTGGTGGATCGAGCGGGTCAAGAGCAGTCTGAGCCTGTTCGACGTGATCCGCATCGACCATTTCCGGGGCTTCGCTGCGTACTGGGAAATTCCCTTTCCTGCCGAAACGGCGGTTCATGGGCGCTGGGTGCCCGCGCCGGGTCACGAGCTGTTCGAGGCGATCCGCTCGGCCCTGGGGCAGCTCAACATCATTGCCGAAGACCTGGGTGTGGTCACGCCCGACGTGGAAGCGCTGCGCGACGACTTCGAGCTGCCGGGCATGGCGGTGCTGCAATTCGCCTTCGGGGGCGGAGATTTCAGCGTGAACGCCTTCCTGCCAGAGAATCTGAAGGTCAATCAGGTGGTGTATACCGGCACCCACGACAACGACACCACGCGGGGCTGGTGGGTCAACGCCGAGGAGTCCGAGAAGCACGCGTACCGCACGTATACCCATTCCGACCCCAGCGAGGAAAACTTCGCGTGGGCGCTGACGAATATGGCCTTCCACAGCCGCCCGAATCTGGCAGTCGTGCCGCTGCAAGACCTGCTGAACCTGGGGTCTTCGGAGCGCATGAATCTGCCGGGCACCACCGGCCCGCAGAACTGGACGTGGCGCTACCGTTCCGAGGTGCTGACGCCTGCCCTTGCCGCGCAGCTCCGCACCCTGACGGAAGCATCGGGTCGCCTCAACCCCTCCTGA
- a CDS encoding D-2-hydroxyacid dehydrogenase has translation MLEYTMRVLLPDLPPFRALSVPGVTPVYFESGQVPPGEVEGFVLWFLRPDLRRTVLHRPGLKWVLTLTAGIDHVVADLPPGVALYNAHALHDRAVAQHAVALMLAAGRGLHRYRDAQRRREWADSGPMHTLEGRHVVIWGYGHIGRLLDGMLAPLGAHVTGLTSRSTPHDIETALKTADDVVLLLPRTPATRHILNAERLALLPSSAWVYNLGRGDLIDPDALNAALDARQLAGAALDVTEPEPLPASSPLWDHENVILTPHVGSTTDDLIVRGAAYAADVLNAMQHGQDVPGRVDLSRGY, from the coding sequence ATGCTTGAATACACCATGCGTGTGCTGCTTCCCGATCTGCCGCCGTTTCGCGCCCTGAGTGTGCCGGGCGTCACCCCTGTGTATTTCGAAAGCGGTCAGGTACCGCCCGGCGAGGTGGAAGGCTTCGTGCTGTGGTTCCTGCGGCCCGACCTGCGGCGCACGGTGCTGCACCGTCCTGGCCTGAAGTGGGTGCTGACGCTGACGGCAGGCATCGATCATGTGGTGGCCGATCTGCCGCCCGGCGTCGCGCTGTACAACGCCCATGCGCTGCACGACCGGGCGGTGGCTCAGCATGCCGTGGCCCTGATGCTGGCGGCGGGCCGGGGGCTGCACCGTTACCGCGACGCTCAACGTCGGCGCGAGTGGGCTGACAGCGGGCCGATGCACACGCTGGAAGGCCGCCACGTGGTCATCTGGGGATACGGGCATATCGGGCGCTTGCTGGACGGCATGCTGGCTCCGCTGGGCGCACACGTCACCGGACTGACCTCGCGCAGCACCCCCCACGACATCGAAACGGCCCTGAAGACCGCCGACGATGTGGTGCTGCTTCTGCCGCGCACCCCTGCCACCCGCCACATCCTGAACGCCGAGCGGCTGGCGCTGCTGCCCTCATCGGCCTGGGTCTACAACCTGGGACGCGGCGACCTGATCGATCCGGACGCGCTGAATGCGGCGCTGGACGCCAGGCAACTGGCGGGCGCAGCGCTCGACGTGACCGAACCGGAGCCGCTGCCTGCGTCCTCGCCGCTCTGGGACCACGAGAACGTCATCCTTACGCCCCATGTAGGCAGCACCACCGACGATCTGATCGTGCGGGGGGCCGCCTACGCCGCCGATGTGCTGAACGCCATGCAGCACGGTCAGGACGTGCCCGGCAGGGTAGACCTGAGCCGGGGCTACTGA
- the ftsY gene encoding signal recognition particle-docking protein FtsY: MSWLDRLRDGLSKTRKQLNESVGFLGTDLKDVFTTRIETLEDLEYALIAADVGREATEEILEDVKASTKPNLQEALMEAMTLQLEPNARRAQFRKLGFTPDARRVNVEPAGKVIMVIGVNGVGKTTTIAKLGQYYSGRGKRVMFAAGDTFRAAAGAQLGVWGERLGIPVIQGPDGGDPAAVAHDGATVRRARGFDLLFVDTAGRLHNKHNLMEELKKVKRVIDRADPGEPAEVWLVLDAVTGQNGLQQAKKFHESIGLTGVIVTKLDGTSKGGIVVPIVRELGVPIKFIGVGESAEDLQPFDSREFVQALFDVELPQKN, from the coding sequence ATGTCATGGTTAGACCGCCTGCGCGACGGGCTGAGCAAAACCCGTAAACAACTCAACGAATCGGTGGGCTTCCTGGGCACCGATCTCAAAGACGTGTTCACCACCCGCATCGAAACGCTCGAAGACCTGGAATACGCCCTGATCGCCGCCGACGTGGGCCGGGAGGCCACCGAGGAGATTCTGGAAGACGTGAAGGCCAGCACCAAGCCTAACCTTCAGGAAGCGCTGATGGAGGCCATGACGCTGCAACTGGAACCAAACGCCCGACGCGCTCAGTTCCGCAAGCTGGGCTTTACGCCCGATGCGAGGCGCGTGAACGTGGAACCCGCCGGAAAGGTCATCATGGTGATCGGCGTGAACGGGGTGGGGAAGACCACCACCATCGCCAAGCTCGGCCAGTATTACAGCGGGCGCGGCAAGCGCGTGATGTTCGCGGCGGGCGACACCTTCCGGGCGGCAGCGGGCGCACAGCTCGGCGTGTGGGGCGAGCGCCTGGGCATTCCGGTGATTCAGGGGCCGGACGGCGGCGACCCGGCAGCTGTGGCCCACGACGGAGCCACCGTTCGCCGCGCACGGGGCTTCGACCTGCTGTTCGTCGATACGGCTGGCCGACTGCACAACAAGCACAACCTGATGGAAGAGCTGAAAAAGGTCAAGCGCGTCATCGACAGGGCCGATCCGGGCGAACCCGCCGAGGTGTGGCTGGTGCTCGACGCCGTGACCGGACAGAACGGACTCCAGCAGGCCAAGAAGTTTCACGAGAGCATCGGGCTGACCGGCGTGATCGTGACCAAGCTCGACGGCACCTCGAAGGGCGGCATCGTGGTGCCCATCGTGCGTGAACTGGGCGTACCGATCAAGTTCATCGGGGTAGGCGAGAGCGCCGAAGACCTGCAACCCTTCGACAGCCGCGAGTTCGTGCAGGCGCTGTTCGACGTGGAATTGCCCCAGAAGAACTGA